Genomic segment of Geminocystis herdmanii PCC 6308:
ACTCTATCAACGCTCGATCGAAAATCCCGTCACTTTCTGGGAAGAGTTAGCAGAGAAAGAGTTACACTGGTTTCAAAAATGGGAGCAAGTTTTAGACTGGAGTAACCCTCCCTTTGCTAAATGGTTTACTAACGGAAAGATAAATATTTCTTATAACTGTCTCGATCGACATCTCAAGACTTGGAGACGTAACAAAGCCGCTATCATCTGGGAAGGCGAACCCGGTGACAGTCGTACTTTAACCTATGCTCAACTCCATCGAGAAGTGTGTCAATTTGCTAACGTCATGAAGCAATTAGGGGTGAAAAAAGGCGATGTTGTGGCAATCTATATGCCTATGATTCCCGAAAGTGCCATCGCCATGTTAGCCTGTGCTAGAATTGGATCTGTTCATAGTGTCGTATTCGGTGGTTTTAGTGCCGAAGCCCTGAGAGATAGAATTAACGCAGCGGAAGCCACATTAGTTATCACTGCGGATGGAGGTTTCCGTAAAGATAAGGTAGTAGCCTTAAAAGAACAAGTTGACTTAGCCATTGCTGATAATCAAGCCCCTTCTGTCGAAAACGTGTTAGTGGTACAACGCACTAAAGAAAAAATACAGATGGAAGCAGGTAGAGATCATTGGTGGCACGACTTACAAGCTGGAGTATCCGCCCATTGTGAAGCTGAAGCAATGGATAGCGAAGATATGTTGTTTATTCTCTACACCAGTGGAAGTACTGGTAAACCGAAAGGAGTAGTCCACACTACGGGGGGTTATAATCTTTACTCCCATATGACGACAAAATGGATTTTTGATCTTCGTGAGGATGATGTTTATTGGTGTACTGCCGATGTTGGTTGGATTACAGGCCATAGTTACATCGTTTATGGCCCTCTTTCCAATGGTGCGACAACTGTTATGTATGAGGGAGTACCCCGTCCTTCTAATCTCGGTTGTTTTTGGGATGTGATCGAGAAATACGGCGTAAATATTTTTTATACTGCGCCTACCGCCATTCGTGCGTTTATCAAAATGGGCGAACATCATCCCAACGCCCGTGATTTATCATCTTTAAGACTTTTAGGCACAGTGGGCGAACCCATTAACCCAGAGGCTTGGATGTGGTATCATAAGGTGATAGGCAAGGAAAAATGTCCGATCGTCGATACATGGTGGCAAACAGAAACAGGAGGGGTGATGATTACGCCTTTACCCGGTGCAACTCCCACAAAACCCGGTTCGGCTACTCATCCTTTCCCCGGTATTATGGCTGATATTGTGGACTTAGACGGCAATCCCGTAGCGGATAATGAGGGGGGTTATCTTGTCATTAAACATCCTTGGCCTGGTATGATGCGTACAGTATATGGTGATCCCGATCGATTCCGTAACACCTATTGGGAACATATTTCACCGAAAGATGGACAGTATTTGTATTTTGCAGGAGATGGTGCGAGACGGGATGAAGACGGCTATTTTTGGGTAATGGGGCGCGTTGACGATGTGATCAACGTTTCTGGACACCGTTTAGGCACAATGGAAGTAGAATCTGCTCTTGTCTCTCATCCTGCGGTTGCGGAAGCGGCGGTTGTGGGTAAACCAGACGAGGTGAAGGGGGAAGATATTTGTGCCTTTGTCACCCTCGAAGGTGATTTTATTCCTAGCGATGAGTTGGCAAATGAACTTAAAGCCCATGTAGTTCAAGAAATCGGTGCGATCGCGCGTCCTGCGGACATCAGATTTACAGAAGGAATGCCCAAAACTCGATCGGGCAAAATCATGCGCCGATTGTTGCGTAGCCTTGCGTCTGGGCAGGAAATTACGGGAGATACTTCTACTTTGGACGATCGAACTGTCTTAGATAAATTAAGAGAAGGAGCATAAATTCTTCTACTGGTGGGCTTTTTAGCTCACCTTTTGATTATAATAAGGAGATTGACTGTGATAGAAATTCGTCGTTATGCTAAAAGCAATGGCAAAGTGCCTGTTGATGATTGGCTAAAGAAATTACGAGATAATAAAATAAGACTGAGAATTCAGCAAAGACTTCGTAGAGTGAGTTTAGGAAACTTAGGAGACTATAAATTTGTAAGAGAAGGAATATTTGAGCTAACACTCGATTTTGGTTCAGGCTATAGAATATATTTTAGTAAGATTGAACAAACGATAATTTTACTATTATGTGGTGGCGATAAAGACACTCAAAATCAAGATATTGAAAAAGCAGTGGAGTACCTAAAAGACTATGAAAACCGTACAAGTTTCCCCCAGTGATAACTGGTTATACGCTTTGATTGAATCCCTTAAAGATTCACAAGAGGCGGCAGATTATCTAACAGTTGTACTAGAAGATGATCCAAAAACAGATCAAATTTTGCGTCACACATTAAAGGATATTATAACAGCAAAAAGACAAGCTAATGATTTATCTGAAGAAGCAATCAGAGAGTATAACAAAATAGAAGAACTATTTGAACACAATGGGGGAGAAGAAATTTATACTTTTTTACGGTTGCTTAAAACATTAGGATTTTGTTTAAAAGTTGAGTGCGATGCCGAAGGCACAGCGTAGCTGCACGCTCGTCCATGAGAGATCCGATTTACTGAGGGAATGCCGAAAACTCGATCGAGCAAAATCATGCGATGGTTCTTGTGTAGTCTTGCTTCTGAGCAGGAAGCAACAGGCAATACTTCTACTTTAGTCGATCGAACTGTCTTAGATAAATTGAGAGAAGGGGCATAAATTCTGCTAGTGGTGGACTTTTTTAGCTCACCTTTTGGTTACAACAAGGAGTTGGAGGAAAATTCATGCTATTATCAAATTGTTTGATGAAAATATTTGAGCTTGGCAAACAGTCTCAGTGTTATTTTAACTAATTATAACTTGTACTGAATCAAAAATATGACATTTTTAATTAAAGGGCAAAAAATTCAATTATCCCAGTTATCATTAACTGATGAATTTGTTATTATTGTTGAGACAAATATTCGCAAAAATATCAAGGTTGACATAAATTGCTTTGGGGTTAATCCTGAAAATAAACTGTTTAATAAGGAATATTTTATTTCTGATAATCAGCTATCTTCACCTTGTAAATCTATTGAAAATATAAACAATAATATTAAAGGAAATAGAACTTTTAAGATTAATTTATCTACTTTACCTTCTAGTATTATTAAACTTGTATTTAGTTTAACTATTGAGCAACATAATTCAATTTCTGAACTAGAGCATAGTTCTTTTAAAATTATTAATAATCAAGGAAAAACTCTAGCCGAATATAATTTTTATGGTCGAGAGTTTCAGGAAGAAAAAGCTCTAATCATTGCCGAAATTTATTTAAAACAAGTATGGCGTTTAGGTATTATCAGTCAAGGATTCAAAAATGGCTTAAATTCATTATTAGAGCAGTATGGAACTAAACTAGATGACATTATAATTATCAAATCAGAGCCGAAAATATCCTTAGAAAAAAGATTAGAAAAGAAAGCTCCTCAATTAATAAATTTAGTTAAAAAAGTAGATATTCAGCTACAAAAAAGTAATCTAAGTAATATTATGGCAAGAGTCGCTTTTGTTTTAGATGCTTCAGGCTCGATGAGTTTTCAATATAGTAGTGGTAATGTACAAGCAGTATTAGAAAGAATCATGGCATTAGCTATTCGTTTTGATGATAATGAAGAATTAGAATCATGGGCTTACGCAGATAAATATCGTCAATTAGATAATGTTAATATTGATAATATTACAGGATATATCAATCGTTTAAAAGAAAAAAAGGGAGGTTTTTGGGAAATACTTTTTTCAGGAATTATCCAAGATTTAGGAATAGGTAATAATGAGCCCCCTGTGATGCAAGATGTTGTTGACTATTATAAAAATACAGATATTCCCGCATTTATTATTTTTATTTCTGATGGTGGAATTTATCGGGAAAAGGACATTGCAAAGATTCTCATTAATGCGTCTAAATATCCTATATTTTGGCAATTTGTAGGTTTAGGTGGTTCAAACTATGGAGTTTTAGAAAAATTAGATAGCCTCAAAGGCAGAACTACTGATAATGCTGATTTTTTTGCTATTGATGACTTTAAAAAAGTTACTGACGAAGAATTATATAAAAGATTACTGAATGAATTTCCCAAGTGGTTAAAAAAATTTCCACAACTAAAACCTTAAGATAAAATTTAATTGCATCTAATGGAACATGGAGGTTTATTGATGAAACCTAATTTTGAAACAATGACTCGAAAACAGCTTAAAGATTATGTTTTAGCCCATCGTGATGATCAAGAAGCCGTGGACTTGTTGATGAGTCGGCGTAGTCCTGATTCTGAAGCTATTTGGTATGATACTTCTTTATCTCAAGCTCAAATTCAAGAGATTTTGCAGAAGAAAATTCAAGGTCAAATTTGAGATAAAATGAGTTGTGCGATCGCACGTCCCCATGACATCAGATTTACGGAAGGAATGCCCAAAACTCGATCGGGCAAAATCATGCGTCGATTGTTGCGTAGCCTTGCTTCTGGGCAGGAAATTACGGGAGATACTTCTACTTTGGTCGATCGAACTGTCTTAGATAAATTGAGAGAAGGGGCGTAAATCAATTAAAATAACTTACAATATTTGTTGCCTGTTGCCTTTTGCCTTTCATAAAGTAAATATACAATTAATTTTACCTACTTACTTAATCATTGAGAATTATATCTCGAATCAGAATGTAAAAGCATCGAAAGCCCCTGAATGTTTACTGTATTCTACATTTTTTTAAACATTAATTTCTCAGTTCCAATTTTAATTACTATATATAAAATAGGCACAACAAATAAACTTAAAAAAGTAGCCACAAACATTCCGCCAAAAACAGCTGTACCTAATGATTGACGGCTTCCAGCCCCTGCACCTGTGGCAATTACAAGGGGAAAAATCCCGATTAAAGTAGAAATTGCTGTCATTAAAATTGGTCTTAAACGCTGTTTTGAGGCTTCAACTACAGCTTTAACAACGGGTAAACCTTCATCTCTTAATTGGTTGGCAAATTCCACAATTAAAATGGAGTTTTTACTAGCTAATCCGATTAACATAACTAACCCAATTTGACAGTAAACATCGTTAGGAAATCCTCTCAACATTTGCGCTAATAATGCGCCCATAATAGCAAGGGGTACGGCTAACATAATGATAAAAGGATCAATATAATTCTCGTATTGGGCGGCTAAAACGAGGAAGACAAATAATAATCCTAACCCAAAAATGATAATAGCTAAGTTTCCTGCACTAATTTCCTCTAGGGAAATACCTGTCCATTCATAACCGAAGCCTTGAGGTAACACTTGTTGGGCTAAATTCTCTACCGTTGTAATAGCTTGTCCTGAACTAAAACCGGGGGCAGTTGAACCGTTAATTTCGATCGAGCGGAATAGGTTAAAATGATCTATACTTTGAGCGCCTGTAGTGGATGTCACCGTCACAAGATTAGATAGGGGTATCATTTCATTGTTGGTTGACCTAACATATAGTTTACTTATATCATCAGGGTTCGATCGAAACTGCTTATCAGCTTGTAAATAAACTCGATAGGTGCGCTGTTGCATAATAAAATCGTTGATATATTCTCCCCCTAATGCCGTTTCCATCGTACGGAAAACATCTTCTAAATCCACTCCTAATAATTTAGCTCGTTCTCGATTAACTTCAACCAGTAATTGTGGACTATTCGCTGCAAATTGAGTAAAAACCCTTTGCAAACCTTGAGTTTGATTTGCCATACCTAAAAATTGCCCCATGGCTTCCACCATAGAATCTAAGTCGGGATTGATACGGCGATCTTGTAACTGAAGTGTAAAACCGCCAAACGATCCTAAACCTTGAATAGCGGGAGGATTTATGGGGATAATTCGGGCTTCAGGAATCATGGCAAATTTGCCAAAAAGTTTCCCTGTGATAGCTTGAACAGTCTGATCTGGGTTGCTCCGTTCATTCCAACGCTTGAGGGGAGTAAAAATAATTCCCTGATTTGGCGTACTACCTCCAAAGGCAAAACCACCGATAGCAAAAGTTGCCAAAACTTCGGGCATCTGGAGCATTTCCGCTTCGACTTTTGCCATGACATCGCTAGTATATTGTAATGATACTCCTTCGGGAGCTTGTACGATCGTAATAAAGTATCCTTGATCTTCTTCAGGTAAAAAAGAGTTAGGCACTTTCACATATAACCATCCCGTAAAGCCAATTAAGACAATAAACACCCCGATAATAAACAGTTTAAACCGTGTCAGGAAAAATAACGATCGTTCGTAGGTATTCGTTACCCAATCGAGAAACACGTTAAATTTATCGAATGCTGGTTGTATCCAATCGGGTGCGTGTTGTCCTTTCCGTAAGATTAAGCCACAAAGAGAGGGAGTGAGGGTAAGGGCTAAAAACGTAGAAATTGCGATCGAAAAGGCGATAGTTAAGGCAAATTGACGATATAACGCCCCAGTTGTGCCGGGGAAGAAGGCAACGGGAATAAACACCGCCATTAACACTAAAGAAGTGGCAATAACTGCCCCAAATAACTGTTTCATGGAGAGACTTGCCGCCTCGTGAGCTTCAATATCATTATCTTGTATATAACGATGTATTTGCTCAACCACTACGATCGCATCATCAACTACGATACCCGTCGCAAGGGTTAAACCGAATAAAGTCAAGGTATTGATGGAAAAACCAAAGATTTTAATAAAGGCAAAAGTACCGATTAAGGAGAGGGGAATGGTGAGAGAAGGAATTAAAGTGGTGCGCCAATCTTGCAAAAAAGCGAGAATGATTAACACCACCAACCCCACAGAAATTAACAAAGTGATAACCACTTCTTTCATGGATTCCTTAATAAAAGCAGTGGTATCAAAAGCTAACCTTGCCTCGATACCCGTAGGAAAATCCTTTGATAGTTTTTCCATTTCCGCTTTTACCTTATCCGCCACTTGTAACGCATTTGAACCGGGTAACTGATAAATACCTAATCCTACCGCATCGATCGCCCGAAAGCGCAGAAAAGAGCTATAATCCTGAGAGCCTAATTCTACCCTGCCCACATCTTTAAAACGGATAATTCCGCCATTTTCGTCCGTTTTGAGGATAATATTCTCAAATTCTTCGGGATAAGTTAATTGACTGATTGCTCTTAAGTCTAACTGAAATTCTTGCCCTTTTTCGGCTGGTTCTGCCCCTATCTTACCTGCACCTACTTGAATATTTTGTTCTGATAACGCCCTAGAAACATCCGCAGTGGTTAAACCTCGACTAGCTAACCGATTTGGATCAAGCCATAACCTCATAGCATAACGTCTTTCACCGAAAATCCTTACATTGCCCACCCCGTCAATTCTTCTTAAAGCATCCACCAAGTATCGATCGGCGTAGTTACTTAGAAATGCGTTGTCGAACTCTTCATTTTCGCTAAATAAGCCAAAGCCCATTAAAATATTATTGGATTGCTTACTCACCGTAACCCCAGTGCGTTGTACTGCTTCGGGTAGTTGTGATTCCACAATGGATACTTGATTTTGCACATCCACGGCGGCTAAATCTTTATCCCGTGAGGAGTCAAAAGTGGCAGTAATGGAACTTGTGCCATCATTACTACTACTAGAGGAGATATATTTTAAGCCTTCTAAACCGTTAATTTGTCGCTCTAAAACGTTGGTAACGGTATTTTCTACCACGATGGCATCAGCACCATTATAATTAGCGGTAACTTGAATTTGAGTGGGGCTAATATCAGGAAATCGATCGAGCGGTAAAGTAACAATACTAATCATACCCACTAAGAGGATGATCAGGGCGCAAACGGAGGAAAAAACCGGGCGTTTAATGAAAAAATCAACGAACATGGTATTAAGGGGAATAGAATTAAAATTGTCATAGGATAAAATACTCGTAGGGGTTGAATATCATTCAACCCGTATCAACTTTTAACCCTTATTTAAAGAATTAGATGTTTATTGCATATCAACATTTATTAGTTGATCAGATTTTCGGTATTGTCTTCCGTATTCTAAGGCTTTCAGAAAAAACTCCTCATCGGAAATTGAGCCGATCATTTGTTCTAACCAATTAGGGCAATTTGATTTTTGTTCAAGTTTAGTTTGTAATTCGGAAACTTGCTTTTCTAGGTGAGTTAAACGTTGTTCGATATTAGGATCATTAAACATGGTTTTGATGATAAATTGCTGATGATTGAGTAAATAAAATATTAGAGCTTACGCAGAACAACTATACTTTTTGTAATTAATGGTTTCCAAAATTTCTATCTCCGCATATTGACTAAAATCCCCAAGATATTCTCCCTTTTCTTGTTTAGCCTCTTTTAATCCTGTCAAAACTAAATTTAAAGCCTCTGGATTTTCCCATAACCATTTTTCACACTCTGGAATATTATCAGGGATTGATTTTTCTTTTAAGTCTTTTGCGATCGTCATAATTTTTCCCCATTATCTAATTTAGTTTTATTATAGGTTTTTGGTTAATGACTAAAGTCATCACTACAAACTATTGAGGGAGAGGCATTATCGGGGTATCATCCCTTAAATTCATAATCCCTGCGGTGACAATTTGTTGTCCAGCTTCTAACCCTTCCAATACTTGATAATCATTGCCTTGCAGACTGCCTAACTCGATTAACTTTTGTTTTGCTATCAATGAAGGCTTATCAGGTTGAGCATTTTCGGCGGATTGAGCTACAAACACAAAGGTTTTATTGCCTAAACGAGATACCGCCGTAGCAGGTACTAAAAGCCCTTGTTTCTCACTCCAAATGATTTGAGCTTGTACTGAACCACGATTTAAAAGGTTTTCTACTGCTCGATCGAGGGTAGCTTTAGCTAACACTAATTGACTATTAGTTGTGACGTTAGGAGAGATAAAACTGATTTTTGCTGATGTCACCGTCTCCCCTTGGGCATTTAAAATCATTACAGGTAAACCTAAACGTAAGTCTTTAGCCTGTTCTACAGGTACAGAAAGATTCACTTCTAACACATTATTTTCCGTGAGAGTGGTTAATTCTTCCCCTGAATCCACATAATCCCCCATTTTGATGGGAATATCCCCAATAACTCCCGTAAAAGGTGCTAATACTTCCGTTTTCCTGATTTTAACCTCGATCGAACCTATGTTTCCTTTCATTTGAGCGACAGTTGCTTCTGCTTGAGCAATTTCTTCAACTCTCGCCCCATTTTCTAAGCGTCTCAAGTTTTGTCTTGCCTGTTCTACTTGTGCTTGTAAATCGCTTACATCCGCAGTTCTTCCCTTAGTTAAAGCGGATAGACGTTTTTGAGCTTCCGTTAAAGATGCCATCGCCTGACGCTCAGTTTTTAATAAAGAGGCAAATTGATCTTCAGAAATAGCGCCTTCTTCCTCTAATTTCTTATATCGTTTTACCCTATCCCGTGCCAAATCTAACTCCGCTTCCGCCGACTCTATTTGTGCCTTTGCCTGATCAATTTCTTCGGGAAGTGCGCCTACTTTGGCATTTTCTAACCGTGCGATCGCCTGATTTAACTGAGCTTTAGCTTCCGCTATATCTTCCGATCGACTTCCAGCTTTCAACTGTGCTAAACGAGCTAGAGCATTTTGTAATTGAGCTTGAGCTTGAGATAATTCGCTTTGAAGTTCATCACTTTCAATGACAAAAATCACCTCCCCCCGTTGAACTGTAGCCCCTTCTGTTACTAAAATTTGACTTATTCTCCCCTCTACTTCCGACTTAACCGTAATCGCTTTTGGAGCATCCAAAGTACCAATGACAGTGCTAGTATTAGTTAAAGATTGAAGATTCAATGTTTCTAACTTCACAGGCAAGGCTTGGGGTTTTCCTGCCATAGCAGTAGCTGGAGTATTATTTTCTTTATTGTTGGTAAACCAGAATATACCTCCTCCACCAGCTACTAAAATCACCATAACGATACCTGTAATTAATTTCCAAGGGGAAGAAGATTTTTTATTATTTTCAGAATCAACAGAAACTACTGGTAATTCTTCGATCGTATTTGATTGCTCACGGGGAGGAGAGGAGTTAGGATTAGTCATAATAGTCTACCATTAAAAAGATATAAGAATAATTTTTTCTTCAGGAATGGGAATTAAATAACCTACTTAAATAGATAGATAGCCATTGCGAGGCACGAAGCAATCTCTAACAGTTTTGGATTTTATTTAATCTTTATTCCTCGTATTATTTTTGTGCCTAACTGTAAAATTTTAATTTTAATATTGATTAAGATATGTTAATGATTTATTATATCAGAATAATATATCAAATTGATATAGTTTTTGATAAAAAATCTGATGTTAGAATTAGCAACGCTAGGATTATTACAAAAAGAAGCATTACATGGTTATCGTCTCAAACAGCAAATGGAATTATTCATGAGTGGATGTATAAGCGTTAACTATGGTGCAATTTATCCTCTCTTAAAACGCTTGGAAGAAAAAGGATTAATAACAGTATTTACCCAAGAAGAAGAAACGAATAATCCTCGTAAAATGTACAGTATAACCCCAGAGGGAAGAAAAAAATGGAAAGAAAAAATGTTAGAACATCCTCACGAGAGTTGGATTAATTCTCGTTCTCGTTTTATGATTAAATATTTCTTCTTTCGTTATTTAGAGCCTTCGGAAAGAGTAAAATTATTAGAACATCGTTTAATGACCTGTACAATACAATTAGAAAGTAAAGAAAAAGATCAAGAATCTATGCTTAATGATGATGATGCGTTTCAAGTAGAAGCATGGGAAAGATATAAATGGACGATCGAAGATGAAATACAATGGTTAAATCACCAACTGTTAATAGCTAAAGATTATAACTCAGCCATAGAAATCGATCGACCAACTCTATCGTAGATTGAGTGAGCTTTCAGATATTTTAATTTTTTATCTATTCATGGTCAATTATCTGTTGATAAACTTCAATTAATTGTTTAGCAATACGATCCCATGTATAATTTTCTAAGATAAATTTTTTAGCTCGATCGCCCATTTCCTTTGCTTCTTCTGAGTTAGATAAACACCATAATAAAGCCTCCATAATTTCTTCTCGATTTACCTCCACAACTTTGGCAACTTGAGCCTCTTTTGCTTCTGGAAAATTACAAGTGGTGGTAAAAATACAAGGCAATCCAGAAGCCATACCCTCAAGTATTGACATACTAAAACCCTCAGAATAGGAAGGGGCAACATAAATACTCGCCGCTGATAAAGCGGAATATTTCATCTCTCCTGTTAACATTCCAGTAAATGTGACGGCATTTAAACATCCTAAGTCTTCAAAATAACTTTTGACGGTGGGTAAATAACCCACATTGTCAGGACCTGCGATAATTAAATGACTATTGGGGAATTGTTGATGAATTTTTGCAAAAGCGGGGGCAAGTAAATCTAAGCCTTTTTTGGGATCGATTCTACCTAAGAATAAAATTAATTGGCGATCTTTTGTTTCGGGAAATTTATCTAAAAATAGAGAAGCTGAAGGTAATGATTCAAAGTCTTTGGCAAAAATACCGTTAGGAATCAAAAATAATGGGGTATTGAGATTAAGGGTTTTAATATTATCTTTTTCAGAAGTACCTGTTACTTGAATACCACTAGCTTGATTTATAGCAGGTTTTTCTAATAAATTATAAAATATCTTTTTCTTGAATGCTTTATAAGCTAAAACCCAAGGTTCAAGCATTCCATGAGGAGTTATGATATAAGGTACTTTTTCTCGTTGACAAGCCCAATAAGCAGGAAGATTTGGTAAGGAAAAAACAGCGTTTGTATGAACTAAATCATAGTCTTTTATATGATCAAATAACCATTGAGTGAGAGTAAAACTAAATTTATAGTCGCCCCAACTAACATAAGGAAAATATTGAATTCGTAAACTATCTTCTTCAAGCCAAGTAAATTTGGGTACATCTAACTCCTTATCACCATTGGCTGTAGTAGTCACTAAATCAACATTAACTCTCTGTTTCGCAATACTTTTTGCCAATTCAATTACAATTTTAGATGTGCCACCATATACAGAACCAATAGCGGGGATAACAATTAAAATTTTCATAGGGGAATATGTTGAGTGAGGATAAAATTAAAATATCATTAATTATAAACCAGAGACATCTTCACCATAACTATAAACTTCAATGCCTAAATTTTCCGCTACGGGTAAAGCTCGATTATCTACCATCGGAGAAATAACTAATTTTCTTGTTACTTGTCGCTGATGACGTTTTTGATAGAATTGCACTTTACGATCGAATATGTACATTTCAGCTTTACTGATAGAAGATTTAATTTCACAGACTATCACCTCCCCATTTTTAATTATCACATCAATTTCTACTTGATCAGGTCTGCCAAAAACGTCTCCCTCATCATCAAAATCATTGAGATTTAATACCTGTACATTAAAAGAATTTTCTAAGATACCTTTAAGGGCATTACGGAAACTAGCTTCTGAATATAAACCCCAACGAGAACCTAAAGCTCCAATGGTGCTATCATAACGTTTGTTTAGCTTTTTAATTTCATCTAAAGTTTGATCAATTTGATCTTGATGACGATCTAGTCTTTGAGTATTTTCTTCCCATCTACGATTATTTTCTTCCCATCTACGATTATTTTCTTCCCATCTACGATTATTTTCTTCCCATTGCCGTTTATTTTCTTCCCATTTACGGGTTTCTTCTTCTCGATCGCGCTGTAATTCTGCTAAGATTCGATCGAACTTACTATCAACTTCTGTTTTGGGGTGATAGTATTCTGAAACTGTGTGCAAGACAAAATCTCTAATAGACGAATCTTCTGCAATAATAGTCGGTAATTGTTCTTTGATAATGGCTTTTATTTCTGTCGAGTTCATAATTTTTAGATGATTTTTTACCTATAGCAATCCTAAATAATTTGTGAGAATTGTTGCCCCCTAACCCCCAATTTTTGGGGAAATACTTAAATAGCAGATTACTTATTGAGTTTTTAATAATGTATTGTT
This window contains:
- the acs gene encoding acetate--CoA ligase yields the protein MTQPTIESILKEKRTFSPPKHFSQQAQITSWQEYQALYQRSIENPVTFWEELAEKELHWFQKWEQVLDWSNPPFAKWFTNGKINISYNCLDRHLKTWRRNKAAIIWEGEPGDSRTLTYAQLHREVCQFANVMKQLGVKKGDVVAIYMPMIPESAIAMLACARIGSVHSVVFGGFSAEALRDRINAAEATLVITADGGFRKDKVVALKEQVDLAIADNQAPSVENVLVVQRTKEKIQMEAGRDHWWHDLQAGVSAHCEAEAMDSEDMLFILYTSGSTGKPKGVVHTTGGYNLYSHMTTKWIFDLREDDVYWCTADVGWITGHSYIVYGPLSNGATTVMYEGVPRPSNLGCFWDVIEKYGVNIFYTAPTAIRAFIKMGEHHPNARDLSSLRLLGTVGEPINPEAWMWYHKVIGKEKCPIVDTWWQTETGGVMITPLPGATPTKPGSATHPFPGIMADIVDLDGNPVADNEGGYLVIKHPWPGMMRTVYGDPDRFRNTYWEHISPKDGQYLYFAGDGARRDEDGYFWVMGRVDDVINVSGHRLGTMEVESALVSHPAVAEAAVVGKPDEVKGEDICAFVTLEGDFIPSDELANELKAHVVQEIGAIARPADIRFTEGMPKTRSGKIMRRLLRSLASGQEITGDTSTLDDRTVLDKLREGA
- a CDS encoding type II toxin-antitoxin system RelE/ParE family toxin codes for the protein MIEIRRYAKSNGKVPVDDWLKKLRDNKIRLRIQQRLRRVSLGNLGDYKFVREGIFELTLDFGSGYRIYFSKIEQTIILLLCGGDKDTQNQDIEKAVEYLKDYENRTSFPQ
- a CDS encoding helix-turn-helix domain-containing transcriptional regulator codes for the protein MKTVQVSPSDNWLYALIESLKDSQEAADYLTVVLEDDPKTDQILRHTLKDIITAKRQANDLSEEAIREYNKIEELFEHNGGEEIYTFLRLLKTLGFCLKVECDAEGTA
- a CDS encoding vWA domain-containing protein — its product is MTFLIKGQKIQLSQLSLTDEFVIIVETNIRKNIKVDINCFGVNPENKLFNKEYFISDNQLSSPCKSIENINNNIKGNRTFKINLSTLPSSIIKLVFSLTIEQHNSISELEHSSFKIINNQGKTLAEYNFYGREFQEEKALIIAEIYLKQVWRLGIISQGFKNGLNSLLEQYGTKLDDIIIIKSEPKISLEKRLEKKAPQLINLVKKVDIQLQKSNLSNIMARVAFVLDASGSMSFQYSSGNVQAVLERIMALAIRFDDNEELESWAYADKYRQLDNVNIDNITGYINRLKEKKGGFWEILFSGIIQDLGIGNNEPPVMQDVVDYYKNTDIPAFIIFISDGGIYREKDIAKILINASKYPIFWQFVGLGGSNYGVLEKLDSLKGRTTDNADFFAIDDFKKVTDEELYKRLLNEFPKWLKKFPQLKP
- a CDS encoding DUF6887 family protein, yielding MKPNFETMTRKQLKDYVLAHRDDQEAVDLLMSRRSPDSEAIWYDTSLSQAQIQEILQKKIQGQI
- a CDS encoding efflux RND transporter permease subunit, which translates into the protein MFVDFFIKRPVFSSVCALIILLVGMISIVTLPLDRFPDISPTQIQVTANYNGADAIVVENTVTNVLERQINGLEGLKYISSSSSNDGTSSITATFDSSRDKDLAAVDVQNQVSIVESQLPEAVQRTGVTVSKQSNNILMGFGLFSENEEFDNAFLSNYADRYLVDALRRIDGVGNVRIFGERRYAMRLWLDPNRLASRGLTTADVSRALSEQNIQVGAGKIGAEPAEKGQEFQLDLRAISQLTYPEEFENIILKTDENGGIIRFKDVGRVELGSQDYSSFLRFRAIDAVGLGIYQLPGSNALQVADKVKAEMEKLSKDFPTGIEARLAFDTTAFIKESMKEVVITLLISVGLVVLIILAFLQDWRTTLIPSLTIPLSLIGTFAFIKIFGFSINTLTLFGLTLATGIVVDDAIVVVEQIHRYIQDNDIEAHEAASLSMKQLFGAVIATSLVLMAVFIPVAFFPGTTGALYRQFALTIAFSIAISTFLALTLTPSLCGLILRKGQHAPDWIQPAFDKFNVFLDWVTNTYERSLFFLTRFKLFIIGVFIVLIGFTGWLYVKVPNSFLPEEDQGYFITIVQAPEGVSLQYTSDVMAKVEAEMLQMPEVLATFAIGGFAFGGSTPNQGIIFTPLKRWNERSNPDQTVQAITGKLFGKFAMIPEARIIPINPPAIQGLGSFGGFTLQLQDRRINPDLDSMVEAMGQFLGMANQTQGLQRVFTQFAANSPQLLVEVNRERAKLLGVDLEDVFRTMETALGGEYINDFIMQQRTYRVYLQADKQFRSNPDDISKLYVRSTNNEMIPLSNLVTVTSTTGAQSIDHFNLFRSIEINGSTAPGFSSGQAITTVENLAQQVLPQGFGYEWTGISLEEISAGNLAIIIFGLGLLFVFLVLAAQYENYIDPFIIMLAVPLAIMGALLAQMLRGFPNDVYCQIGLVMLIGLASKNSILIVEFANQLRDEGLPVVKAVVEASKQRLRPILMTAISTLIGIFPLVIATGAGAGSRQSLGTAVFGGMFVATFLSLFVVPILYIVIKIGTEKLMFKKM